A single Triticum dicoccoides isolate Atlit2015 ecotype Zavitan chromosome 2A, WEW_v2.0, whole genome shotgun sequence DNA region contains:
- the LOC119359203 gene encoding zinc finger A20 and AN1 domain-containing stress-associated protein 12-like, whose product MAQGQESSTQAAAAPALCSNGCGFYGSAATKNMCSKCYLEHLKATDTAAPAAEGKTKIKADVASLAFNLKTSLSLQDSAAAVAEAPAAEAPAKKAATTRCMACKKKVRLLGFACRCGGTFCSLHRYVDGHACDFDYKKVDREKIAQQNPLITPSKIDKI is encoded by the coding sequence ATGGCGCAGGGGCAGGAGTCGTCGACGCAGGCCGCCGCAGCGCCAGCGCTGTGctcgaacggctgcgggttctacgGCAGCGCGGCGACCAAGAACATGTGCTCCAAGTGCTACCTGGAGCACCTCAAGGCCACCGACACGGCCGCCCCCGCCGCCGAGGGGAAGACGAAGATCAAGGCGGACGTGGCCAGCCTCGCCTTCAACCTCAAGACGTCGCTGAGCCTGcaggactccgccgccgccgtcgccgaggcACCGGCGGCCGAGGCGCCGGCGAAGAAGGCGGCGACGACCAGGTGCATGGCGTGCAAGAAGAAGGTCAGGCTGCTGGGGTTCGCGTGCCGCTGCGGCGGCACCTTCTGCTCGCTGCACCGCTACGTGGACGGGCACGCGTGCGACTTCGACTACAAGAAGGTCGACCGCGAGAAGATCGCCCAGCAGAACCCTCTGATCACGCCGTCCAAGATCGACAAGATTTGA
- the LOC119353999 gene encoding uncharacterized protein LOC119353999, with protein MERGDAATGSGSRSGAGTSIQVTALDGIVNVNSLFTLAAFLGLAWRPSSDGPGLADGADHLGACAAGDRIESDLVSFHVLAFACFLFSSLVALCLKQIVRTFPHYRRASSAAAGAAVSWTVKINRAALRVGILACAVGSVCGCGFLTMALVNVVQVKLGRLGCGAGGSAAWGAVIPLVTLVPSAMLIYIGIVFYAFTR; from the coding sequence AGCGGTGCGGGAACGAGCATCCAGGTCACGGCTCTGGACGGCATCGTGAACGTGAACTCTCTCTTCACCCTCGCCGCGTTCCTCGGCTTGGCGTGGCGCCCCTCCTCCGACGGGCCAGGCCTCGCCGACGGCGCCGACCACCTGGGCGCCTGCGCCGCGGGGGACCGCATCGAGTCTGACCTCGTCTCCTTTCACGTCCTCGCCTTCGCTTGTTTCCTCTTCTCCAGCCTCGTCGCGCTCTGCCTCAAGCAGATCGTCCGCACCTTCCCCCACTACCGCcgtgcctcctccgccgccgccggagccgccgtcagCTGGACGGTGAAGATCAACCGGGCAGCGCTCCGGGTCGGGATCTTGGCGTGCGCGGTGGGATCCGTGTGCGGATGCGGGTTCCTGACGATGGCCCTCGTCAACGTGGTGCAGGTGAAGCTCGGCCGGCTCGGCTGCGGCGCCGGCGGCTCCGCGGCATGGGGCGCCGTCATCCCGCTCGTCACGCTCGTGCCTTCCGCCATGCTGATCTACATTGGCATCGTCTTCTACGCCTTCACCCGCTAG